One genomic region from Enterobacter hormaechei ATCC 49162 encodes:
- the purR gene encoding HTH-type transcriptional repressor PurR produces the protein MATIKDVAKRANVSTTTVSHVINKTRFVAEETRNAVWAAIKELHYSPSAVARSLKVNHTKSIGLLATSSEAAYFAEIIEAVEKNCFQKGYTLILGNAWNNIEKQRAYLSMMAQKRVDGLLVMCSEYPESVLSMLEEYRHIPMVVMDWGEARADFTDSVIDNAFEGGYMAGRYLVERGHREIGVIPGPLERNTGAGRLAGFMKAMEEALITVPENWIVQGDFEPESGYRAMQQIVSQPHRPTAVFCGGDIMAMGALCAADELGLRVPQDISVIGYDNVRNARFFTPALTTIHQPKDSLGETAFNMLMDRIVNKREQSQSIEVHPRLIERRSVADGPFRDYRR, from the coding sequence ATGGCAACAATTAAAGACGTAGCAAAACGCGCAAACGTTTCCACTACAACCGTATCACATGTTATTAACAAAACGCGTTTTGTCGCTGAAGAAACACGTAATGCCGTCTGGGCGGCAATCAAAGAACTGCACTACTCGCCGAGTGCGGTCGCCCGTAGCCTGAAGGTTAATCACACCAAATCGATTGGCCTGCTGGCCACCAGCAGTGAAGCGGCCTACTTTGCTGAAATCATCGAAGCCGTAGAAAAAAACTGCTTCCAGAAAGGCTATACCCTGATTCTGGGCAACGCGTGGAACAACATTGAAAAACAGCGCGCTTACCTGTCGATGATGGCGCAAAAGCGCGTGGACGGCCTGCTGGTCATGTGCTCTGAATACCCGGAGTCGGTCCTTTCCATGCTGGAAGAGTATCGCCACATTCCAATGGTGGTGATGGACTGGGGCGAAGCCCGCGCAGACTTCACCGACTCCGTGATTGATAACGCCTTTGAAGGCGGTTACATGGCGGGGCGTTACCTGGTAGAACGGGGTCACCGTGAGATTGGCGTGATCCCGGGGCCGCTGGAGCGTAACACCGGTGCTGGCCGTCTGGCCGGTTTCATGAAAGCGATGGAAGAGGCGCTGATCACCGTTCCGGAAAACTGGATTGTTCAGGGCGACTTTGAGCCGGAGTCGGGCTATCGCGCCATGCAGCAGATCGTCTCCCAGCCACATCGCCCTACCGCGGTGTTCTGCGGCGGCGACATCATGGCGATGGGCGCGCTCTGCGCGGCGGATGAACTCGGCCTGCGCGTCCCGCAGGACATCTCGGTGATTGGCTATGACAACGTGCGCAACGCCCGCTTCTTTACCCCGGCGCTGACCACCATTCACCAGCCAAAAGATTCGCTGGGTGAAACGGCCTTCAATATGCTGATGGACAGGATCGTCAACAAGCGTGAACAGTCCCAGTCCATTGAAGTCCATCCGCGTCTGATTGAACGCCGTTCCGTTGCGGACGGTCCGTTCCGCGACTACCGTCGTTAA
- the punR gene encoding DNA-binding transcriptional activator PunR codes for MWSDYSLEVVDAVARNGSFTGAAQELHRVPSAISYTVRQLEAWLAVPLFERRHRDVELTPAGAWFLKEGRSVIKKMQITREQCQQIANGWRGHLSIAVDNIVKPERTRQMIVDFYRHFSDVELRVSQEVFNGVWDALADGRAEMAIGATQAIPVGGRYAFRDMGMLSWTCVVARDHPLAALEGPLSDDTLRNWPSLVLEDTSRSLPKRITWLLDNQRRVVAPDWESSATCLSAGLCVGMVPVHFARPRIDVGEWVALTLENPFPDAACCLTWQQNDVSPAMAWLLDYLGDSETLNREWLRGPA; via the coding sequence ATGTGGTCAGATTATTCCCTTGAAGTGGTCGATGCCGTGGCGCGTAACGGCAGCTTCACCGGTGCCGCCCAGGAGCTGCATCGCGTTCCTTCGGCTATCAGCTATACGGTGCGTCAGCTTGAAGCATGGCTGGCGGTCCCGCTGTTTGAGCGGCGTCATCGCGATGTAGAACTCACGCCTGCCGGAGCGTGGTTTTTGAAAGAAGGGCGGTCTGTTATCAAAAAAATGCAGATCACCCGCGAGCAGTGCCAGCAGATCGCCAACGGCTGGCGCGGGCATCTCTCAATCGCGGTAGATAATATCGTTAAGCCGGAACGGACCCGGCAGATGATCGTCGATTTCTATCGTCATTTTTCCGACGTTGAACTGCGTGTATCGCAGGAAGTGTTCAACGGCGTCTGGGACGCGCTGGCGGACGGCAGGGCAGAGATGGCGATTGGTGCAACCCAGGCGATCCCGGTGGGTGGGCGCTACGCGTTTCGCGACATGGGCATGCTGAGCTGGACCTGCGTGGTCGCGCGCGATCACCCGCTGGCGGCGCTGGAAGGGCCGTTGAGCGATGACACCTTGCGCAACTGGCCTTCGCTGGTGCTGGAAGATACTTCCCGTTCGCTGCCCAAGCGCATTACCTGGCTGCTGGATAATCAGCGCCGCGTGGTCGCGCCGGACTGGGAGTCGTCAGCCACCTGTCTGAGCGCGGGGCTGTGTGTTGGCATGGTGCCGGTGCATTTTGCGCGTCCGCGCATCGACGTGGGGGAGTGGGTGGCGCTGACGCTGGAAAATCCCTTCCCGGATGCCGCGTGCTGTCTGACGTGGCAGCAAAACGACGTCTCACCCGCCATGGCCTGGCTGCTGGATTATCTTGGTGACAGCGAAACGCTGAACCGGGAGTGGTTACGGGGGCCAGCATAG
- the punC gene encoding purine nucleoside transporter PunC codes for MQPRKGFLVWLGGLSVLGFLATDMYLPAFAAMQEDLQTPAAAISASLSLFLAGFAFAQLLWGPLSDRFGRKPVLLLGLAIFAVGCLGMLWVRDAAWLLALRFIQAVGVCAAAVTWQALVTDYYPASRTNRIFATIMPLVGLSPALAPLLGSWILAHFDWQAIFATLFAITLVLMLPAFGLKPAHKKETHPDAKPITFTSLLRAKAYRGNVLIYAACSASFFAWLTGSPFILHDMGYSPAAIGLSYVPQTIAFLVGGYGCRAALQKWDGQQMLPWLLVLYALSVIATWGVGFIPGAGLAEILIPFCVMAIANGAIYPIVVAQALRPFPQATGRAAALQNTLQLGLCFLASLVVSALIATPLLTTTSVMLVTVALAGLGYRMQSSAHRAQTETSHA; via the coding sequence GTGCAACCCAGGAAAGGATTTTTAGTCTGGCTCGGCGGCTTAAGCGTGCTGGGCTTTTTGGCGACTGATATGTATCTGCCCGCCTTCGCCGCGATGCAGGAAGATTTGCAAACCCCTGCCGCCGCCATCAGCGCCAGTTTAAGCTTGTTCCTTGCTGGCTTTGCTTTTGCGCAATTACTGTGGGGGCCGCTCTCGGATCGTTTTGGCCGTAAACCTGTCTTGTTGCTGGGGCTGGCGATTTTTGCCGTAGGCTGTCTGGGCATGCTGTGGGTCCGCGATGCCGCCTGGCTACTGGCGCTGCGCTTTATTCAGGCGGTCGGCGTCTGTGCCGCAGCGGTCACCTGGCAGGCGCTGGTGACCGATTATTATCCGGCCTCGCGCACTAACCGCATTTTCGCCACCATTATGCCGCTGGTTGGCCTGTCACCGGCCCTCGCCCCGCTGCTGGGCAGCTGGATCCTGGCGCATTTCGACTGGCAGGCCATTTTTGCCACGCTCTTTGCCATCACGCTGGTGCTCATGCTGCCCGCATTCGGGCTTAAACCAGCGCATAAAAAAGAGACACATCCGGACGCGAAGCCCATTACTTTTACCTCCTTACTGCGGGCAAAAGCCTATCGCGGTAACGTGCTGATTTATGCCGCCTGCTCTGCCAGCTTCTTTGCCTGGCTGACCGGTTCGCCGTTCATTCTGCATGATATGGGCTACAGCCCGGCGGCTATCGGCCTGAGCTACGTTCCACAGACCATCGCCTTCCTGGTGGGCGGTTATGGCTGTCGCGCCGCACTGCAAAAATGGGATGGCCAGCAGATGCTGCCCTGGTTACTGGTGCTGTATGCGTTAAGCGTGATTGCGACCTGGGGCGTAGGCTTTATTCCCGGCGCCGGGCTGGCAGAAATTTTGATTCCGTTCTGCGTCATGGCAATCGCGAACGGGGCCATCTACCCTATCGTTGTGGCCCAGGCGTTGCGTCCTTTCCCGCAGGCGACAGGCCGCGCTGCCGCGCTGCAAAATACCCTGCAACTTGGCCTGTGCTTCCTGGCCAGCCTCGTGGTCTCTGCGCTGATTGCCACCCCGCTGCTCACCACCACCAGCGTGATGCTGGTTACCGTTGCGCTGGCAGGGCTGGGCTATCGCATGCAATCCTCTGCCCATCGCGCGCAGACAGAAACGTCGCACGCCTGA